In the genome of Physeter macrocephalus isolate SW-GA chromosome 20, ASM283717v5, whole genome shotgun sequence, one region contains:
- the LOC102988804 gene encoding LOW QUALITY PROTEIN: galactocerebrosidase-like (The sequence of the model RefSeq protein was modified relative to this genomic sequence to represent the inferred CDS: deleted 2 bases in 2 codons; substituted 1 base at 1 genomic stop codon), giving the protein MAEHLLQASRQRRVKAMTAAAGSAGQAAVPMLLCTLLAPGGAYVLDDSDGLGREFDGIGAVSGGGATSRLLVNYPEPYRSQILDYLFKPNFGASLHILKVEIGGDGQTTDGTESSHTHYALDENYFXGYEWWLMKEEAKKRNPNITLMGLPWSFPGWLGKGFNWPYVNLQPTAYYVVTWIVGTKHYHDLGIWNERAFDISYIKVLRRMLNYQGLRQVKIIASDNLWEPISASMLLDSELLKVIDVIGAHYPGTRTVKDARLTAKKLWSSEDFSTLNSGVGAGCWGCILNQNYIDGYMTATIAWNSVASYYEQLPYGRCGLMTAQEPWRGHYVVEAPIWISARTTQFTQPGWYYLKIVGHLEKGGSYVALTDGLGNLTIIVETMSHKHSMCIWPLLPYFNVSQQFATCILKGSFSEIPELQVWCTKLGKPSERFPFKQLDSLWLLDSGGSFTLELQEDKLFTLTTLTTGSKGSYLLPPKSHPFPYVCKDDFNVDYPFFSEAPNFADHTGVFEYFMNIEDPGEHRFTLHQVLNQRPITWAADAFNTISIIGDYKWSNLTIKSDVYLETPEKGGVFIAGRVNKGGILIRSARGVFFWIFANGTYRVTGDLAGWIIHTSGHADVTAKKWYTLTLTINGGFSPGMLHGKPLWKNVSVNFLKNGWAVIGTHSFEFAQFDNFRVEATH; this is encoded by the exons ATGGCTGAGCACCTACTCCAA GCTTCCCGGCAACGCCGAGTGAAAGCCATGACGGCCGCCGCGGGTTCGGCGGGTCAAGCCGCGGTGCCCATGCTGCTGTGCACGCTGCTGGCGCCCGGCGGCGCGTACGTGCTCGACGACTCCGACGGGCTGGGCCGGGAGTTCGACGGCATCGGAGCGGTCAGCGGCGGCGGGGCAACCTCCCGACTTCTAGTAAATTACCCAGAGCCCTATCGTTCTCAAATACTGGATTATCTCTTTAAGCCAAACTTCGGTGCCTCTTTGCATATTCTAAAAGTTGAAATAGGTGGTGATGGGCAGACAACAGATGGCACCGAGTCCTCCCACACGCACTATGCATTAGATGAGAATTATTTCTGAGGATATGAGTGGTGGTTAATGAAGGAA GAAGCTAAGAAGCGGAACCCTAATATCACACTCATGGGGCTGCCATGGTCGTTCCCTGGATGGCTGGGGAAAGGTTTCAACTGGCCTTATGTAAATCTTCAGCCGACTGCCTACTATGTCGTGACCTGGATTGTGGGCACCAAGCATTATCATGATCTGGGAATTTGGAATGAGAGGGCATTTGACATCAGTTATATCAAGGTGTTAAGAAGAATGCTGAACTATCAAGGTCTCCGGCAAGTGAAAATCATAGCGAGTGATAATCTCTGGGAGCCCATTTCTGCTTCTATGCTGCTTGACTCTGAGCTCTTGAAGGTGATTGATGTTATAGGAGCTCATTACCCTGGGACCCGTACAGTAAAGGATGCTAGGTTGACTGCGAAGAAGCTTTGGTCTTCTGAAgattttagcactttaaatagTGGTGTGGGTGCAGGCTGCTGGGGTTGCATATTGAATCAGAATTATATCGATGGCTACATGACTGCCACAATTGCTTGGAATTCGGTGGCTAGTTACTATGAACAGTTGCCATATGGGCGTTGTGGACTGATGACTGCTCAGGAGCCATGGAGAGGGCACTATGTAGTAGAAGCTCCTATCTGGATATCAGCTCGTACCACTCAGTTTACTCAACCAGGTTGGTATTACCTGAAGATAGTTGGCCATTTAGAAAAAGGAGGAAGCTATGTAGCTCTGACGGATGGCTTAGGTAACCTCACCATCATCGTTGAAACTATGAGTCATAAACATTCCATGTGTATATGGCCACTTCTTCCCTATTTCAATGTTTCACAACAGTTTGCTACCTGCATTCTTAAGGGTTCTTTTAGTGAAATACCAGAGCTGCAGGTGTGGTGTACCAAACTTGGAAAACCATCGGAGAGATTTCCTTTCAAACAACTGGATTCTCTATGGCTCCTAGACAGTGGTGGCAGCTTCACGCTGGAACTGCAAGAGGACAAGCTGTTCACACTCACCACGCTCACCACCGGCAGCAAAGGCAGTTACCTGCTGCCTCCGAAGTCCCACCCCTTTCCCTATGTCTGTAAGGATGACTTCAATGTCGATTACCCATTTTTTAGTGAAGCTCCGAATTTTGCTGATCATACTGGTGTATTTGAATACTTTATGAATATTGAAGACCCTGGAGAGCATCGCTTCACACTGCACCAGGTTCTCAATCAAAGGCCCATTACTTGGGCTGCTGATGCATTCAACACCATCAGTATTATAGGAGATTACAAATGGTCCAATTTGACTATAAAGAGTGATGTGTACCTAGAGACCCCTGAAAAGGGAGGTGTGTTCATTGCTGGAAGAGTGAATAAAGGTGGTATTTTGATTAGAAGTGCCAGGGGAGTTTTCTTCTGGATTTTTGCAAATGGAACCTACAGAGTTACAGGTGATCTAGCTGGATGGATCATACATACTTCAGGACATGCTGACGTTACAGCAAAAAAATGGTATACACTCACT TTAACTATTAATGGTGGTTTCTCTCCTGGCATGCTGCATGGCAAGCCTCTCTGGAAAAACGTCTCTGTGAACTTCCTGAAGAATGGCTGGGCCGTGATTGGAACTCACTCCTTTGAATTTGCACAGTTTGACAACTTTCGTGTGGAAGCCACACACTAA